Proteins encoded within one genomic window of Candidatus Hydrogenedentota bacterium:
- a CDS encoding N-acetyltransferase, producing the protein MEDFNRIAPNVVLGEGVRLACFINAYGCRIGDRTKVGAFVEIQKNAEIGADCKISSHTFICEGVVIGDGVFIGHNVTFINDKYPRAVNPDGSLQTEADWSVEPTRVGDRASVGSSVTVLCGVEIGAGAMVGAGSVVTRSVPAGELWAGNPARFMRKVGAADAGMAAEGRESC; encoded by the coding sequence ATGGAAGACTTCAACCGCATCGCGCCAAACGTCGTTCTCGGCGAGGGCGTGCGCCTGGCCTGCTTCATCAACGCCTACGGCTGCCGCATCGGCGACCGGACCAAGGTGGGCGCCTTTGTGGAGATACAGAAAAACGCCGAAATTGGCGCGGACTGCAAGATATCCAGCCACACCTTCATCTGCGAGGGCGTGGTCATCGGGGACGGGGTCTTCATCGGCCACAATGTCACCTTCATCAACGACAAGTACCCCCGCGCCGTGAACCCCGACGGTTCCCTCCAGACCGAGGCGGACTGGTCGGTCGAGCCGACGCGGGTCGGCGACCGGGCCTCTGTCGGCTCCAGCGTGACCGTGCTGTGCGGCGTGGAAATCGGCGCGGGCGCCATGGTCGGCGCGGGCAGCGTCGTCACCCGGTCCGTCCCGGCCGGGGAACTCTGGGCGGGCAACCCCGCCCGGTTCATGCGAAAAGTGGGGGCCGCTGACGCCGGCATGGCGGCGGAGGGCCGGGAGTCATGCTGA
- a CDS encoding class I SAM-dependent methyltransferase: MLKALKEAVKPFVYRRAMRRAAAQLRALGGEFNLRVAEGLDLAGRGWMDAEERVWAGRIEELRRRVYTAAEDIALPDFGAGYDGGASGGAGRTISRNLGDFARGGSSPPVWAVMHLRMVRALRPEACLELGTCVGISCAYQAAGLRLNGAGRVYTHEGAPAVAEVARGHFDALGLDNVEVVVGPFQRTLAATLEKAPPPAYVFIDGHHDEQATWDYFNQVEPFLADEAVVVFDDIAWSAGMKRVWRRLAADPRMAAAFDLRHLGLCVCRREGAPSK, encoded by the coding sequence ATGCTGAAAGCGCTCAAGGAGGCGGTCAAACCGTTTGTGTACCGGCGGGCGATGCGGCGCGCCGCGGCGCAGTTGCGCGCGCTCGGCGGCGAATTCAACCTCCGCGTGGCGGAGGGCCTGGACCTGGCCGGGCGCGGCTGGATGGACGCGGAGGAGCGCGTGTGGGCGGGCCGCATCGAGGAACTCCGCCGCCGGGTTTACACCGCCGCGGAGGACATCGCCCTGCCCGACTTCGGCGCGGGCTACGACGGGGGCGCGTCGGGCGGCGCGGGCCGGACCATTTCGCGGAATCTGGGCGACTTCGCGCGGGGCGGCAGCTCGCCCCCCGTGTGGGCCGTGATGCACCTGCGCATGGTCCGCGCGCTGCGTCCGGAGGCCTGCCTGGAACTGGGCACCTGCGTGGGCATTTCCTGCGCCTACCAGGCGGCGGGCCTGCGCCTGAACGGCGCCGGGCGCGTTTACACGCACGAGGGCGCGCCCGCCGTGGCCGAAGTGGCCCGGGGGCACTTCGACGCCCTCGGCCTGGACAACGTCGAGGTGGTGGTCGGCCCGTTCCAGCGCACCCTCGCGGCCACCCTGGAGAAGGCGCCGCCCCCGGCCTATGTCTTCATAGACGGCCACCACGACGAGCAGGCCACCTGGGACTACTTCAACCAGGTGGAGCCTTTTCTCGCGGACGAGGCCGTGGTCGTCTTTGACGACATCGCATGGTCCGCCGGAATGAAACGGGTCTGGCGGCGCCTCGCCGCGGACCCGCGCATGGCCGCCGCCTTTGACCTGCGGCATCTGGGCCTGTGCGTCTGCCGCAGGGAAGGCGCCCCGTCGAAATGA
- a CDS encoding glycosyltransferase family 4 protein produces the protein MTAPPAKGARAPRALILVENLSVPFDRRVWREAKSLRDAGWTVSVISPRGLDRDTAPHEVVDGVEVHRFRLFEAGDGLKAYLLEYSLALLSMFWLSLRVWRRTGFDVVQICNPPDLLIFAVLPFRLLGKKIIFDHHDLSPELYISKGGRAGSAPHRALHFFERLTLRMADVIMSTNESYRRIAMERGGRGPEDVFVVRNGPELSRLRCASPNPELKQGREHLLVYVGMMGSQDGLDYLLRALAVLAGELGREDFHAMLVGDGPAVPELKRLAGELGVADRVTITGLVGQEEVFAAIATASVCLCPDPNIGLNDLSTLVKVLEYMGMARPVVAFDLTETRASAGEAALYATPNDEREFARHIAFLLDHPDEAARLGEIGRARILGGLAWDHQAGNLLAAYGRTVDN, from the coding sequence ATGACCGCGCCCCCCGCGAAAGGCGCCCGCGCGCCCCGCGCCCTCATTCTGGTGGAGAACCTCTCCGTGCCCTTTGACCGGCGCGTCTGGCGCGAGGCGAAGTCCCTGCGCGATGCCGGATGGACCGTGTCCGTCATCTCCCCCCGGGGGCTGGACCGGGACACGGCGCCCCATGAGGTGGTTGACGGGGTGGAGGTCCACCGTTTCCGGCTCTTCGAGGCGGGGGACGGGCTGAAGGCCTACCTGCTGGAGTACAGCCTGGCGCTGCTGTCCATGTTCTGGCTGTCCCTGCGGGTGTGGCGGCGGACGGGTTTCGATGTCGTTCAAATCTGCAACCCCCCCGACCTGCTTATCTTCGCCGTGCTCCCCTTCAGGCTTCTGGGCAAAAAAATTATCTTCGACCATCATGACCTGTCCCCGGAACTGTACATCTCGAAAGGCGGGCGCGCGGGGAGCGCCCCACACCGTGCCCTCCACTTTTTCGAGCGGCTCACCCTGCGCATGGCGGACGTGATCATGTCCACCAACGAGTCCTACAGGCGCATCGCGATGGAGCGCGGCGGCCGCGGGCCGGAGGATGTCTTTGTCGTCCGCAACGGCCCAGAACTGTCCCGCCTCCGCTGCGCAAGCCCCAATCCGGAGCTGAAACAGGGCCGGGAACACCTGCTGGTCTACGTCGGCATGATGGGCAGCCAGGACGGGTTGGACTATCTGCTCCGGGCGTTGGCCGTGCTGGCGGGGGAACTGGGCCGCGAGGACTTTCACGCGATGCTGGTCGGCGACGGCCCGGCGGTGCCGGAACTGAAACGGCTGGCCGGCGAACTGGGTGTCGCGGACCGTGTCACCATCACCGGACTGGTCGGGCAGGAGGAGGTCTTCGCGGCCATCGCCACCGCGTCCGTGTGCCTGTGCCCCGACCCGAACATCGGCCTGAACGACCTGTCCACCCTGGTGAAGGTGCTGGAGTACATGGGCATGGCCCGGCCCGTGGTGGCCTTTGACCTGACCGAGACCCGCGCCTCCGCCGGGGAGGCCGCCCTGTACGCCACCCCCAACGATGAACGGGAGTTTGCCCGGCACATCGCCTTTTTGCTGGACCACCCGGACGAGGCGGCGCGGCTGGGGGAGATTGGCCGCGCGCGCATCCTCGGCGGGCTGGCCTGGGACCACCAGGCGGGGAACCTGCTGGCCGCCTACGGGCGCACGGTGGACAATTAA